The Vallitalea okinawensis nucleotide sequence TATGATATATTATATAAATGAGATAAAATATATATTATGATATATTTATTATTTAATTATAAAAGTAGGTGTGAGTAATGAACGAAGAGTTTCAAATTTGCATAGAATGTCATGAAGAAAAAGTGTTAGAGGATTTTCCAATAGATAGACGAGCAAAAACAGGTTATAAAAAAGTGTGTAAGAGCTGCTTTAATGAAAAGTATAAAGATCGTAATAAAAAAGTGGTTTCACCTGAAAAAGTGATAAAAGAGTATTTGAACGAACAAGTACCAGAAGTCTTTAAAGCTTTATCCATACAATCGATAGCAGAAGAGAGAGATTTCATGCAAGTATTTATAGAGAGTATTCAACCAAAAGCAGAGTTTATCAATATTGTTAACCAGTATAAGAGTAAGAACAGTTAACCTATGTCTAAAGGCATAGGTTTTTATTTATTTATAACTCCATTAGTTAGATAATGGGATTATTGAGTAAATATAGTTATTGATGTATAATAGTGTGTAACGGTAACCTAAGTTACCATTAATCTGTATCGCTGTTTAATGATAAAGGAGGCAGTATACAATGTATAAAGATATCATCCAGAATAGTCCCTTACTATTAGGTTTAGAATGTAATAAGGTTTTAGATATTGGAACAGGGAATGGCGTTTTTTTAAAAGCTTTATTGGCGAATATAAAATCTTATAATCGTGCAATTGGATGTGATGTCACAAAGGAAATACTTCATATTGCTAGAGAAAAGCTGAAAGATGAAGAAGTAACATTATTGTTAGCTGATGGGGCTAAGCTTCCATTTTTAGATGAGGAGTTTGATTTAATCACAATATCAAATTCTTTACATCATTTTGAAAATGTAGACAAAGTGATTAGAGAAGTATATCGAGTATTGAAAGAAGATGGGTTATTCGTTATCAATGAGATGATACACGACGATTTGACTGAGACTCAACTAACAGATAGATATTTATCAGATTTCTTTGTAAAAGTTGATAAGTTACAAGGGAAAATACATAATTTTACTTTATCCAAAGAAGAAGTAAAGGAATTCTTTAATGGCAATCACTTATCACTTTTAGAAGAGAATGAATACGATGATGATTGTTATAAAGGGGTAGGGGAGGAGAGTTTGCTTTCAATTGATCATGCTTTAGATAAAAAGGTTGATGAAGTCGCTCATACTCAAGAATACAAGCAATTATTAAATGAAGTTGATTCATTAAAAAATAGAATGCGAAAGATTGGAATTGATATGCAAAAGCAGTTGTTCCTATTATATAGGAAAGAACATGAGTAAGTTAGGGGATAGAAATTTGAATCTAGAGGTGAAACATATGAATGTGAATCATGA carries:
- a CDS encoding class I SAM-dependent methyltransferase — protein: MYKDIIQNSPLLLGLECNKVLDIGTGNGVFLKALLANIKSYNRAIGCDVTKEILHIAREKLKDEEVTLLLADGAKLPFLDEEFDLITISNSLHHFENVDKVIREVYRVLKEDGLFVINEMIHDDLTETQLTDRYLSDFFVKVDKLQGKIHNFTLSKEEVKEFFNGNHLSLLEENEYDDDCYKGVGEESLLSIDHALDKKVDEVAHTQEYKQLLNEVDSLKNRMRKIGIDMQKQLFLLYRKEHE
- a CDS encoding TraR/DksA family transcriptional regulator, with amino-acid sequence MNEEFQICIECHEEKVLEDFPIDRRAKTGYKKVCKSCFNEKYKDRNKKVVSPEKVIKEYLNEQVPEVFKALSIQSIAEERDFMQVFIESIQPKAEFINIVNQYKSKNS